The following are encoded in a window of Psilocybe cubensis strain MGC-MH-2018 chromosome 4, whole genome shotgun sequence genomic DNA:
- a CDS encoding Cytochrome P450 monooxygenase 71 produces the protein MSDTYMYQYHLFSALVAFIGLVHYVYVNSKRYKLSHIPTVGYSTPLLTYISAWRYFRDPAYVYETIEEGYRKYPNKLFKVPTLTSWEVIVNSTQAVDEMCKAPVDVVSNILAFSELDYTLGHDVTKYPYHVSVVRGPITRNIAAKFGVVREEVVRGYDDAVEGLRKGTGEVGEWVQVPVYDVTIKLVRKIMARMSVGYPLCENEEFKELCGRAVRTLVKGRALRFFPKFMRPLASRLLINVQKDLRRMAVLIEPEVKQRLEQEAECIASGTEWTEKPAKRRLAVVDGRGEADRALTNALRIIACHPPEEYLYPLREELERVLRAGGDEEAEKGRDGGGLEWTKNAVGRMYLLDSLLREVQRCFDIQPLHVSRKTVQPFVFSDGTLVPPGVTMYANSHAMYRDEARFGRAGNFEGFRYVMDGEGVGDEGVHEKGSLNAGKERDLPTGSFMQPLLAKPALDYHAFGYGKHACPGRFSAVYQLKTMVAHVLMTYDVSMHNPTDKNGSGNHNSKQQGSGNDHRKGYGLENNNDDGADGRVYSVHMRLAGEKVLPDDEDAGQGKKAGMGVATKLWFRKR, from the exons ATGTCTGACACCTACATGTACCAGTATCATCTCTTTTCTGCCCTGGTGGCCTTTATCGGCCTTGTACACTATGTGTATGTCAATTCCAAACGATACAAG TTGTCTCACATTCCGACTGTTGGTTATTCCACCCCCTTGCTCACGTATATCTCTGCGTGGAGGTACTTTCGAGATCCGGCATATGTTTATGAGACGATTGAGGAAGGGTATCGCAAG TACCCAAACAAACTATTCAAAGTCCCTACGTTGACTTCATGGGAGGTCATAGTGAACAGCACACAAGCTGTCGACGAGATGTGCAAGGCGCCCGTGGACGTTGTATCGAACATTCTCGCATTCTCCGAG CTGGATTATACACTCGGACATGATGTCACCAAGTACCCGTACCATGTCAGCGTTGTGCGTGGACCGATCACGAGGAATATTGCGGCAAAGTTTGGAGTCGTCCGGGAGGAAGTAGTGCGCGGATATGATGACGCTGTCGAGGGCTTGAGGAAGGGCACTGGAGAGGTCGGGGAGTGGGTCCAGGTACCGGTGTACGATGTGACAATCAAGTTGGTGCGAAAGATTATGGCGCGGATGTCTGTGGGCTATCCTCTAT gTGAGAACGAAGAGTTTAAAGAGCTCTGTGGCCGTGCGGTGCGGACACTCGTGAAAGGGAGGGCGTTGAGATTTTTTCCAAAATTTATGAGACC ACTTGCGTCGAGACTTCTTATTAACGTGCAGAAGGATTTGCGACGGATGGCGGTGCTGATTGAGCCCGAGGTGAAGCAGAGGCTTGAGCAGGAGGCGGAATGCATCGCGAGTGGGACAGAATGGACTGAGAAGCCGGCAA AACGACGTCTTGCAGTGGTTGATGGACGAGGCGAAGCGGATCGG GCGCTGACAAACGCGCTTCGGATTATTGCGTGTCATCCGCCAGAGGAGTACCTTTACCCGTTGCGTGAGGAGCTGGAACGAGTGTTGAGGGCCGGTGGAGACGAGGAGGCGGAGAAAGGTAGGGATGGCGGAGGATTAGAATGGACAAAAAACGCTGTGGGGAGGATGTATCTCCTGGACAGCTTGTTGAGGGAGGTACAACGGTGCTTTGATATACAGCCTT TGCACGTTTCGCGAAAGACAGTCCAACCGTTCGTATTCTCGGATGGGACACTCGTGCCTCCAGGCGTGACCATGTATGCGAACTCACATGCTATGTATAGAGATGAAGCGAGGTTTGGGAGAGCGGGGAACTTTGAAGGGTTTAGGTATGTGATGGATGGAGAGGGTGTTGGGGACGAGGGTGTCCATGAGAAAGGCAGTCTCAATGCAGGGAAGGAAAGGGACCTGCCGACTGGTAGCTTTATGCAGCCGCTCCTGGCCAAGCCTGCTCTGGATTATCATGCCTTCGGGTATGGCAAACATGCTTG CCCGGGGAGGTTCTCTGCTGTCTATCAGCTCAAGACGATGGTCGCACATGTCCTTATGACATACGATGTTAGCATGCACAATCCTACTGACAAGAACGGGAGTGGAAATCACAATTCGAAGCAACAAGGTAGTGGCAATGATCATCGGAAAGGCTATGGGTTGGAGAATAATAATGATGACGGTGCTGATGGGCGAGTTTATTCTGTGCATATGAGACTTGCTGGAGAGAAAGTGTTGcctgacgatgaagatgctgGGCAGGGCAAGAAGGCAGGGATGGGTGTTGCGACAAAGTTGTGGTTCAGGAAGAGGTAA
- a CDS encoding Ras-related C3 botulinum toxin substrate 1: VFIGDNRVGKTSLLITYTTQKYPENLYIPAVYESYATIRQVDGRNVCLSLWDTVGGEECDRLRPLVYPQTDVFVLCFSVADPSSYEHVRTKWYPETAHHFPSAPILLVGTKIDLRDDAATVALLHDRRITMLQHHQGYAMAKDIGAVCYMECSARAGYGVQDVFEEAMRIAANPSARRVRATHTKCVIT; the protein is encoded by the exons TTGTATTTATTGGAGACAATAGGGTAGGCAAA ACGAGCTTGCTCATCACCTATACGACACAAAAATATCCG GAGAATTTGTACATTCCTGCAG TGTATGAATCGTATGCAACAATTCGTCAGGTTGATGGCAGAAATGTTTGCCTGTCGCTGTGGGACACTGTGGGCGGAGAAGAGTGCGATCGTCTACGCCCACTCGTGTACCCACAGACCGACGTCTTTGTGTTGTGTTTTAGCGTAGCTGATCCGTCTAGTTATGAACACGTTAGAACAAAG TGGTATCCAGAAACAGCGCATCATTTCCCATCCGCTCCTATCTTGCTAGTGGGTACCAAGATTGATTTACGAGATGACGCCGCGACAGTGGCCCTGTTACACGATCG ACGGATCACGATGTTACAGCATCATCAAGGGTATGCGATGGCCAAAGACATTGGTGCGGTTTGCTATATGGAGTGCTCTGCTCGAGCAGGCTACGGAGTTCAAGATGTATTTGAGGAAGCGATGAGGATTGCAG CTAATCCTTCTGCCAGACGTGTGAGGGCTACGCACACAAAGTGTGTTATCACATAA
- a CDS encoding hypothetical protein (Uncharacterized protein L759), with protein MAEKRKSDKVYPMFVKRTKPNAPEASHSNATESTTLDAVTSDKLLREFEQLLDFSSVGGGVEGEDEIATRLYRIARALLHEFRLVVRPPTKSGDEPPPEDVEFQILEAEFYLRLDGCHEDPFTHGSEEQKVSGRWYFHRAPRFSKDSTRSATSTTEYRGGSRKGLDLTFGGALAPQLPSSSGPTSASPSRAPAINNEPQRMGGILLRSIREVKSKKIISGPSLLVDRILAASGVGSIQELVHDSNNWAGNTSAFVFASPTEAKIDGADTPSNTPKSTALFLKPISTTSTAKADNVEADTIYYSPRIGLELSHPGTTNTKIHPLHPRIRFLPKRYRFFSRPHLLTVNGRAQTFLGVLHACVAAHPSGLDKLGLSRDVARLSGIKEATAAKYLADYMAGRDGGAALLDTFVGPKGKGVASSPASYLKMMGAISTLNL; from the exons ATGGCAGAAAAACGGAAATCGGACAAAGTCTATCCAATGTTCGTGAAAAGGACGAAGCCTAACGCGCCTGAAGCGTCGCACAGCAATGCGACAGAGTCCACGACGCTGGACGCCGTGACGAGCGACAAGCTTCTGCGTGAGTTCGAGCAGCTGCTCGACTTTTCTTCTGTCGGAGGCGGAGTCGAGGGTGAAGATGAGATAGCTACGCGGCTTTACCGCATCGCACGCGCGCTGCTGCACGAATTCCGGCTCGTCGTCAGGCCTCCTACCAAATCTGGGGATGAACCACCACCTGAAGACGTGGAATTCCAAATTTTGGAGGCTGAGTTTTACTTGCGGCTGGATGGCTGCCACGAAGACCCATTCACGCATGGAAGTGAAGAGCAGAAAGTCAGCGGGCGCTG GTACTTTCATCGCGCGCCACGGTTTTCTAAAGACTCGACGCGTAGCGCGACGAGCACTACTGAATACCGTGGTGGATCGCGCAAAGGCCTGGATTTGACATTCGGTGGGGCCCTGGCCCCACAATTGCCCAGTTCTTCAGGCCCAACATCCGCATCGCCTTCAAGAGCCCCGGCGATCAACAACGAGCCACAGCGCATGGGCGGCATCCTTCTTCGCAGCATCCGCGAGGTCAAGAGCAAGAAAATTATCTCTGGCCCGTCTTTGCTTGTTGACCGTATCCTTGCTGCAAGCGGTGTGGGTAGCATACAGGAACTTGTCCATGACTCTAACAATTGGGCTGGGAACACGTCCGCATTCGTGTTCGCGTCGCCGACCGAAGCTAAAATTGATGGTGCAGACACCCCGTCGAACACGCCGAAGTCCACAGCGCTGTTCCTCAAACCTATATCCACCACTAGCACTGCTAAGGCAGATAATGTAGAAGCAGATACAATATACTACTCACCACGCATTGGGCTTGAACTCTCGCATCCGGGGACAACGAACACAAAAATTCACCCTCTCCATCCGCGCATCCGCTTCCTCCCCAAACGATACCGCTTCTTCTCGCGTCCACACCTGCTCACCGTAAATGGCCGCGCACAGACATTTCTAGGCGTGCTACATGCCTGCGTTGCAGCACACCCCAGCGGACTGGACAAACTGGGGCTGAGCAGAGACGTCGCGCGGCTGAGCGGGATCAAGGAGGCGACTGCTGCCAAATACTTGGCGGATTATATGGCTGGCCGCGACGGAGGCGCGGCGCTTCTTGATACGTTCGTCGGGCCTAAAGGAAAAGGTGTTGCTAGCTCGCCAGCGTCGTATCTGAAGATGATGGGTGCCATCTCCACTCTCAATCTATAG
- a CDS encoding Coatomer subunit beta': MLLDIQKKLLSRSDRVKGVDFHPTEPWLLTGLYNGSVHIYDHTTGALVKSFEVAEVPVRCVKFIARKNWFVAGSDDFQLRVFNYNTHEKVVGFEAHPDYIRCLAVHPAASVVLTGSDDMTIKAWDWEKGWKNVQVYEGHTHFIMNLVFNPKDPNTFASACLDRTVKMWSLTSPTPNSTLDAHEKGVNYIDFYPGSDKPYLVTCGDDKTVRVWDYLSKSCVQTMEGHTNNVSFAVFHPALPVVVSGSEDGTVKVWNSGTYRVESTLSYALERAWCVALRKDANEVAVGFDDGVVVISLGRDEPTFSMDTSGKLIYTRNHDVLSANLQTLPSPPSSSSPSSPDSPSPAAAAAIADGTRLALSPKDLGSTELFASSLTHSPNGRFVAALGDGEYIIYTALAWRNKAFGAAISFAWAADSNTYAVLESRVKIKIFRSFRERPGVGVKGVGGGGGGGAWSVDGLFGGVLLGAKGAGFVMFWDWESGEVVRRIDVDAKNVYWSGTNTLLAITSSDTFYILRFDRAAYDARVDAGGMEEIADEGVEEAFEVVAEVNESTLYLLGYIPAHNRVYLADKELNVYGYALSLAVVEYQTAVLRGDMDAASEILPSVPKEQVNKVARFLEGRDLKELALEITTDPEHKFDLALALSDLSTALSIARASPPSESAVKFKALGDRALGEWRFEMARECFERAGDVGALMLLMAAVGGREGLEGVAREAAEKGQNNLAFAVTLLLGDAAGCVDLLIRTQRAPEAALFARTYAPRLVPKAVAAWKTDLTSKNRGKIAGTIADPAQNPELFVEGWEDALAKEEEALAVWESEREREREREKGGVLVDVEDS; encoded by the exons ATGCTGCTCGATATCCAA AAAAAGCTCCTGTCCCGCTCAGACCGCGTCAAAGGCGTCGACTTCCACCCAACCGAACCGTGGCTCCTCACAGGGCTCTACAACGGCTCCGTGCACATCTACGACCACACCACGGGCGCGCTCGTCAAGTCCTTCGAAGTCGCCGAGGTGCCCGTGCGGTGCGTCAAGTTCATCGCGCGGAAGAACTGGTTCGTGGCGGGGAGCGACGACTTCCAGCTCCGCGTGTTTAACTATAATACGCATGAGAAGGTCGTGGGCTTCGAAGCGCATCCGGATTATATTAGGTGTTTGGCGGTGCATCCTGCTGCGAGCGTTGTGCTTACGGGCAGCGATGATATGACGATCAAGGCGTGGGATTGGGAGAAGGGGTGGAAGAACGTCCAG GTCTACGAAGGCCACACGCACTTCATCATGAACCTCGTCTTCAACCCCAAGGACCCCAACACATTCGCCTCGGCCTGCCTCGACCGCACCGTCAAAATGTGGTCCCTCACCTCCCCAACGCCCAACTCCACGCTCGACGCACACGAAAAAGGCGTCAACTACATCGACTTCTACCCGGGGTCGGACAAACCCTACCTCGTCACCTGCGGCGACGACAAGACCGTGCGCGTCTGGGACTACCTCTCCAAATCGTGCGTGCAGACGATGGAGGGGCACACGAACAATGTCTCGTTCGCCGTCTTCCACCCGGCGCTGCCGGTGGTGGTTAGTGGGAGTGAGGACGGGACGGTGAAGGTGTGGAATAGCGGGACGTATAGGGTTGAGAGCACGCTTTCGTATGCGCTTGAGCGCGCGTGGTGTGTTGCGCTCCGGAAGGATGCGAATGAGGTTGCGGTTGGGTTTGACGATGGTGTGGTTGTCATCTCC CTCGGGAGGGACGAGCCTACATTCAGCATGGACACATCCGGCAAACTGATCTACACACGGAACCACGACGTCCTCTCCGCAAACCTCCAAACCCTCCCTtcccccccctcctcctcctccccctcctctccTGACTCCCCCtccccagcagcagcagcagcaatagCAGACGGCACCCGCCTCGCCCTGTCCCCAAAAGACCTCGGCTCAACCGAACTCTTCGCCTCCTCCCTCACCCACTCGCCAAACGGGCGCTTCGTCGCCGCCCTAGGCGACGGCGAATACATCATCTACACCGCCCTCGCCTGGCGGAACAAGGCGTTCGGCGCAGCCATCTCCTTCGCGTGGGCAGCGGACTCGAACACGTACGCGGTGCTGGAGAGTAGGGTTAAGATCAAGATTTTCAGGAGCTTTCGTGAGCGGCCGGGGGTGGGTGTGAAGGGCGTgggtgggggagggggagggggtgcGTGGAGCGTGGATGGGTTGTTTGGGGGGGTGTTGTTGGGTGCGAAGGGCGCGGGCTTTGTGATGTTTTGGGATTGGGAGAGCGGGGAGGTGGTTAGGAGGATCGATGTCGATGCGAAGAAT GTATACTGGTCAGGCACCAACACACTCCTAGCCATCACATCGTCCGACACGTTCTACATCCTCCGGTTCGACCGCGCAGCGTACGATGCGCGCGTCGACGCGGGCGGCATGGAGGAGATTGCGGATGAGGGGGTCGAGGAGGCGTTTGAGGTTGTTGCTGAGGTTAATGAGAG CACCCTCTACCTCCTCGGCTACATCCCCGCGCACAACCGCGTCTACCTCGCAGACAAAGAGCTCAATGTATACGGCTACGCGCTCTCGCTCGCCGTAGTTGAGTATCAGACGGCGGTGCTGAGAGGCGATATGGACGCTGCGAGCGAGATTCTCCCGAGTGTGCCCAAGGAGCAGGTTAATAAGGTCGCGAGGTTCTTGGAGGGGCGGG ACCTCAAAGAACTCGCACTCGAAATAACCACAGACCCCGAGCACAAATTCGACCTCGCACTCGCCCTCTCGGATCTATCCACAGCACTATCCATCGCGCGCGCCTCCCCTCCTTCGGAAAGCGCTGTGAAGTTTAAGGCGCTAGGTGATAGGGCGCTGGGGGAGTGGCGGTTCGAGATGGCGCGGGAGTGCTTTGAGCGCGCGGGAGATGTGGGCGCGTTGATGCTTTTGATGGCGGCTGTtgggggaagggaggggttGGAGGGTGTTGCGAGGGAAGCGG CCGAGAAAGGACAGAATAACCTCGCGTTTGCGGTTACGCTGCTGTTAGGGGACGCAGCAGGCTGCGTCGACCTTCTCATACGCACACAGCGCGCGCCTGAAGCGGCGCTCTTCGCGCGGACATACGCGCCTCG TCTGGTGCCTAAAGCAGTCGCAGCGTGGAAAACCGATCTGACGTCCAAAAACCGCGGCAAGATCGCGGGTACGATTGCGGATCCGGCGCAGAATCCTGAGCTGTTTGTGGAGGGGTGGGAGGATGCGTTGgcgaaggaggaagaggcgtTGGCGGTGTGGGAGagcgagagggagagggagagggagagggagaaggggGGTGTTTTGGTTGATGTTGAGGATAGTTAG